The genomic DNA caggccATTTCAGCCTCTCTGTCCACATAAATCAAAGACTTAAAACTAGCAACCAGATACTCATCATAGTCACGAGTTACATATCAATGTATGGTGCACCTAGCAATGTCCAGCTGGCGTTAGTAGACCATGAAGCACCAATTGTCCTTGGTAAATTATTTTAATAGATTCTTGAGTTTGTCAAACTGGATTGAGTTGGCCCAAGTTTAGGCCTATTTCTTAAGGGGATTATCTGAAATGATGTGCTGTCCAAGACAAGTTTCTCCCACCAACTTGTGTTTCAGCCCTGGCAgtgagaggggaggacagggcaggaggagaggggaggacagggcaggaggagagaggaggacagggcaggaggagagaggaggacagggcaggaggagaggggaggacagggcaggaggagaggggaggacagggcaggaggggaggacagggcaggaggagaggggagacagggcaggaggggaggacagggcaggaggagaggggaggacagggcaggaggagaggggaggacagggcaggatgagaggggaggggagggcaggaggagagaggaggacagggcaggaggagagaggaggacagggcaggaggagagaggaggacagggcaggaggagaggggaggacagggcaggaggagagaggaggacagggcaggaggagaggggaggacagggcaggaggagagaggaggggaggagaagagaggagaggggaggacagggcaggaggagaggggaggggagggcaggaggagagaggatgacagggcaggaggagagaggaggacagggcaggaggagaggggaggacagggcaggaggagaggggaggacagggcaggaggagaggggaggacagggcaggaggagaggggaggacagggcaggAGGCTTTTCACCACGTTGTTCTTTCTCTCAGTGTAATTAGTATTTTGTGGTGCTCAGAGTAAAATATGTTGGCCAGCCAAGATCAACCCTGGTCTGACTTAGAGGAGGAACAGTACAGGGTTTGTAGGCTGTAAACACCCTGGGCCTGGGCTGAggctgtctgagtgtgtgtgcgtgtgcgtgcgtataTATATGCGTAAATTTGTGTAGCCTACATTTCATACTgtgaagagagagaaccaggccATTTCAGCCTCTCTGTCCACATAAATCAAAGACTTAAAACTAGCAACCAAATACTCATCATAGTCACGAGTTACATATCAATGTATGGTGCACCTAGCAATGTCCAGCTGGCGTTAGTAGACCATGAAGCACCAATTGTCCTTGGTAAATTATTTTAATAGATTCTTGAGTTTGTCAAACTGGATTGAGTTGGCCCAAGTTTAGGCCTATTTCTTAAGGGGATTATCTGAAATGATGTGCTGTCCAAGACAAGTTTCTCCCACCAACTTGTGTTTCAGCCCTGGCAgtgagaggggaggacagggcaggaggagaggggaggacagggcaggaggagagaggaggacagggcaggaggagagaggaggacagggcaggaggagaggggaggacagggcaggaggagaggggaggacagggcaggaggagaggggagggcaggaggggaggacagggcaggaggagaggggaggacagggcaggaggagaggggaggacagggcaggaggagaggggaggacagggcaggatgagaggggaggggagggcaggatgagaggggaggggagggcaggaggagagaggaggacagggcaggaggagagaggaggacagggcaggaggagaggggaggacagggcaggaggagaggggaggacagggcaggaggagaggggaggacagggcaggaggagagaggagggggaggaggggaggacagggcaggaggagaggggaggacagggcaggaggagaggggaggacagggcaggaggagaggggaggacagggcaggaggagaggggaggacagggcaggaggagaggggaggacagggcaggaggagaggggaggacagggcaggaggagagaggaggacagggcaggaggagagaggaggacagggcaggaggagaggggaggacagggcaggaggagaggggaggacagggcaggaggagaggggaggacagggcaggaggagagaggaggacagggcaggaggagaggggaggacagggcaggaggagagggcaggaggagaggggaggacagggcaggaggagaggggaggacagggcaggaggagaggggaggacagggcaggaggagaggggaggacagggcaggaggagaggggaggacagggcaggaggagaggggaggacagggcaggatgagaggggaggacagggcaggaggagaggggaggacagggcaggaggagaggggaggacagggcaggaggagaggggaggacagggcaggatgagaggggtggacagggcaggaggagaggggagggcagggcaggaggagaggggaggacagggcaggaggagagaggaggggaggagaagagaggagaaaatgaGGCGAGGAGGAGCGTAGAGTGTCTGGGGTTTGTTGTGTAAGCGTCTAGATGAGCAGGGTCAGAAGTCAGCACAGTACACATGGCCCTTCCCAGGAACCGTTGGGGCATGCTGTATCAATGACTACGTTTCCCATGTGTCCCACAGTTACAATGAAAGCAActattgtaattgtttttcttctttttctttgTTCCTGTCCTCAGGTCAACCCCAGACACGATCTACTCCCATACATCCCACCCAGCCTTGCCTAACCCAGCCCACCAGCCAGCTACGCAACGGAGCcaagccccacacacacaccccacacacacacaccccgcactgcacacacaccaccaacacaCATGCCTCTCACCCCAATGGAGTGAGGAACGGAGGGCTCCATGATCGACCGGCCCCCAACTCCCTACCCAGGGcggcctcttcctcctcctcgtgtTCCTCATCGGAGATGAAGAACCCTAAGAAGCTCCAGTCCAACCCCTCCATCACCTCTCAGAGCAGCAAGAGGAGCAAGAGCTCCTCCAAGAGCAACAGCTCCCAGATACCTATAGAGGCACAGGATGGTGAGAAGCTACCTACTTCTGTCCATCTCACTGTAGtaccccacctctcctctctctcttccatctctccctcttctcaaAACACTATGCATTGTAATCAAGTACCAGGTCAAATAAATATGAataactctccttctctccctcagaCTGTTGTGTTCACTGTATCCTGAATaactgtccttctctccctcagaCTGTTGTGTTCACTGTATCCTGGCCTGTCTGTTCTGTGAGTTCCTGACTCTGTGTAACATCGTGTTGGACTGTGCCACCTGTGGTTCGTGTGCGGGGGACGACTCGGCGTGTTTCTGCTGCTGCTGTGCCTCCGAGGAGTGTGGCGACTGTGAGCTGCCGTGTGACATGGACTGTGGGATCATCGACGCGTGCTGCGAGTCTGCAGACTGCCTGGAGATCTGTATGGAGTGCTgtggtctctgtttctcctcctgagCCTTTCAAACTACACAGGgcgataaatatatatatatatatatatatatatatatatatatatatatatatatatatatatatatatatatatatatatatatatatctcacacactgacacagctcAGGCTCAGtcagagatactgtatataatgacaagatgGTCTTGTCTCCaacctaacaatgggagtcattgTCCCAAAGGCAGGCGGTCTGCTTATTGGTCTGCTTAtcgcttcacctcttcctctgtgGCTCAGTAGAGAGGGCAGTGGAGGGGCGGATCATTGGTCAATGTAAGGACATATCATTGGCTTTGACCAAGGTAGTGCGCTGACATTGTTCAATGTTGTGGACAATCCGTTGGAATTGACCAATCAAAGGACAGGGACTACTCTTTGGCTTCTCCTGCTCACCTCCTCTGTGTTGCTTGTCGGTTTACTATATCTCTCATTGTTATGCAGATGTTTTGCTTAGACCGATATGGGATTTTTGGGTCTGATAACGATAGGAGGGAGGCAAAGTCACTGATTTATTGATATATCACCCAATATATTGTTTTTAGAGGTGAATAACATACTTTTTTTTACACAAAGTGTGCTCCAAAGGATTAACGGATACTCTAAATTATAATTTCTTAACAATAtattaaaataaacattatttaAGATATCCACGAAAAAGCAACTATATCCTCTATAAATACAACAGTAAAACTTGTTTAGTGTCCCTTCTTAAACAAATCTTTTAAGTTGTCCTTATCTATGGCAGTGGATAAGAAGTATGCAAAAGTGCTTGTGTTAAACCACCACAAGGTTGAATGAATTAAACTTAGTCTCAAAGTAAATCTGAAACTGCACTGTTCACAAATAAGCATTGAAATGCAGTAACATGCTGTTCCTAATCTCACCGCTAGGTGTCAGCGTCAGCAGTTGTCTTGAGTAGATTTACCAGCGTCTACAACAGTCAGAGGtcatgtaaacaaacactttatGGCAACCTTGCAATGAGAGTAGGATATGACAAGCACAAGCTAGCTGTTCATTACGACAATGTTTTCTTACAGAAACCATATCTACATCACTGTTATTCAATACGAATATATTGGCTGTAATTTTCAACTGCAAATGGCTTGCACAGATGACTAAAAACATTTATGCAGGCAAATGATTGCCGCACTTGTTTTAGTCACACGTtctcatttagctagctagctagagttaTCTCATCATGAACGCAAGCACATGGCCTGCTTTTAGCAGATTGCATATTTCGGAAAACAAACTAAATAAGCCCACTGGCCAATATAATAGgcccagacagtaacagtgttctTTTTGTATCAAGAACGATTGTTTTCACTTTGGCGCCCGTCCAGTGTTGCACACAAGTAGCATAGATTGCTAGCTAGCAAAGTGAGCTACATTGCTGGCTAGATAGCTGAGCTTACGGTAACTAAGAATGTGATGAGGACAGGGCTGCTTGCTTGGTGAAGTGTACTTTTGATTATATACTTATTCAAATACGTTGGCTGTGGCAAGCTACTCACAGTCTAACCACCATGCCTACTCTCTCTCACGTTGTGACCTAGGCCTGAATGATGTTCAATGAGCAGCTCATAGAGCGCCCTCTTCAGGCAACCATTGACCATTAAAAAAAGTGACCATAAATGAGCAGACGTATTTGTTTATTCTATGTATATAATGTAacgaaacagcagggagcaggtcttgAACCCACGACCTtccagcgcgctatcgactgtgacgcaaaagcatgctcaagcggcagagtcgatttccgcgcttataaacccagggtcgttacaataatATCTATGCTTTATCTGTGGAATAAATACCGATACAAATCTTTCTGCTAAAGGCTAATATCGGTCAACTGATTTATCAGTCGGGCTCTAGTTTTTCTACTGTACGGTCGCTGTGCTCCAGCGATGGTTCTGGACAGCTTCTCTCTCTGGACTGTTCTTTTGGACTCTGTGAGCCATCTCTTATTACAACAGAACACCCTGTGTCTCCAAAGGCTCAGCAGCACAATGACTGGCTCTCCATGCATGAGAATGACCTTGAAGGCAAATGAGAAAATGGCCCCATTTAACAGGATTTTTGTGTTTCTGTAGATAAGACTGCAGAGTAATGGGAAAATGGTCGCTCAGATCTGAGCAGCACTCTAGTTTGTCCTTGGCAAGGTTAAAGTCTTCCAGTTTTAGTGCTAACCGTTTCTTTCTCGACGTGCACAGTCCATGTGGAGGGTCTGTCTACCGCGGTTGTCCTGTCAGAGTTGCTGGGACTGGGAGTAGGGAGCTCAGCTACAAACCAATGGAAATGGGCTAacaatgctacagacattttgTTCCATAGCCCATTATTAGCACATCTAATTCAGCTAATCAAGATATTGATTTTtagttgatgatttgaatcaggtggGTTAGTGCTGGGCTGAACGAAAGTCTGCCCACCCTTTGACTCTCGAAGATCAGGAGTGAAGAAAACTGGTCACTACAGTTGAGTCCCATGTTGAGTCCATGACCCGTATCCGCGTTGTAGACAGACCTAGCAAAGGACACATCCTCCATCTTACTCAAACATGTGAAAGGAGAGCTCTTTCTCTTAGGGCTTTCCTCTTTCTGCGATTTTATTTTGAATCTTAACCATACTGTCTGGATATTTTGAATGATTTCCATGTTGTAAACAGATTTCAGACCTAACAGGTAG from Oncorhynchus clarkii lewisi isolate Uvic-CL-2024 chromosome 7, UVic_Ocla_1.0, whole genome shotgun sequence includes the following:
- the LOC139414320 gene encoding myoD family inhibitor-like, translated to MDVERGPPVSSPEPPDDGDPCPSTDNPVPTPSPTPTPTTGQPQTRSTPIHPTQPCLTQPTSQLRNGAKPHTHTPHTHTPHCTHTTNTHASHPNGVRNGGLHDRPAPNSLPRAASSSSSCSSSEMKNPKKLQSNPSITSQSSKRSKSSSKSNSSQIPIEAQDDCCVHCILACLFCEFLTLCNIVLDCATCGSCAGDDSACFCCCCASEECGDCELPCDMDCGIIDACCESADCLEICMECCGLCFSS